The window GGTATCTTGTGTGACAAACATCTAGAGTGGTGGGGCTGTGCTTCCCGGTGCGCTGTTCATGTGGAGATGTGAATGCCTACTGCTTACGATATCTGTATAAAGTGCTGTgtgattaaactttttttttacttgcatttttttcGTTTGGCTCATTACAATGTACAAAAAAGACAAGGTGGCACCATTAAACCTGCCTCTGCCATTCATCTGGGCTCTGTCGCCTTTCTTCCCCTCTGGGGCACCTCACGCACACCTCCCCAGGGGAAGGCAAGACCGGTTGCCAGGAAGGTTCACGGCAGCGGCACCTTGCACCCACCCGGTCTGCTTCTGAGCCTTCTGCGCGTCCAGTCCTAGGACTCACTGGCGGCCGGGGGGGCCGGGAGCCCGGGACCTAGTTCAGCGGGTCAGTGCTGTCGTTCGTGGGCAGGGCTCGCGTCCCATTCTTCAAGGGCCAGTGTTGGGCAATGTCTGCCAGCAGCGGCTGGGGTCCCGGGGGCCTGTAATTGACCGGCCCGGCCGGGTCAACTCCTTCCAGATGCTGGGGGAGCGGACATCCGAGCACCTGGCCTGGGCTTTACGCCAAAACGGTGACCAGCTTGGGGGCCTGGTTTGTGCCCCTCCTGCTGTTTCCTTTTAACTCCTGCCCATGGGGGGATAGGGGCAGGGTAGGgtagaggaggtggaggaggctgggggagccCTAGAGCCCTCACTGGAGGGATAAGACTCCTTTCCAAAGGGAGTAACTACCTCCCATTTTGACTTTGTTGCCAATTTCCCTAATGCCCCCGAAATCGGagacattttcccttttttgcgGAGACTAactggctgtgtggccctgggtaaGACACTAGATCTGAGTGTCTGTCTTCCATATGGGGTTAGGCGGTTGGCTGAGCTCCCTGGCTTCTCCCAGGCCAAAGGCGGGATGGGATGATCATTGGGGCAGGGCCCTAACCTccgcaaaaaaagaaaaaaaggaaaacccgGACTAGCCCTGGTCCCGTGCCCACCACCAAAATGACTATTAGCAGGGGTCAGTATCCTGCCGTGTCCAATCCAGGAGGCACCACTGGGCATCGCTAACGTTAAGTTCTAgaccccactccctccccaacACCTGGAATAATACCAGTAGGCTGGGAGGGTCACTTTATTTGTGTTTTGATTCATGGGGTGGGGCTCCCAGGACAAAACGGGACTGGCTCCCataggcaggggcggggggggggggggggggcaaccgGCTGGGCTCCTGGTCCAGAGCCTCATTCTGGCCTTTGGGAGGCAGAGCCCGGCCTTCCAAAGCAAGTCCTCCGCCTTCCCACCTTCTCCAGGGGTCCGCTtgctcctcctccccaccaccacacGAGCTGGGGACAGGCCCTCCggtcctgggggaaggggagaggatcCTGAGCTCGGAGTAGACCAAGCAGGCTAAGGCACGACAAGGCCCGTGGAGTCATAAGGGCTTTTCTGGAGGGGATCCCCGCCGAGGCTTCTGGCCGGGTGGGGGCTCCGCGCAGCCACTGACCATCCAGATGCAGTTCTCGTGCACCTGGCCCTGCACAGCCTCGCTGACCAACAACTCCCCGTCGGCGGCAAACACACCCTTTCCATCCTTGGGCTCCAGGCGGAAGGCGACCACGGGCGCGTACACCAAGTAGGGACAGGCCTGCTCCAAGTGCCTCCCCTTCTCCATGGCCAGGAAGAGGCGCAGCAGCGTGGCCCGAGACACGCCCGCCCGCACGTAGAACAGGTGCATGGTGCCGGCGGCAGAGCGGCCCATCGGGGCAGCGAACATCTCGCTGCCCAGGTGCGAGTGCAGCAACGCCAGCACCAGCACGAAGTCCTGCTCCGGCACCACCGTCCAGTGCGCGGGCACCGGCTCCTCCAGGGGTACGAGGTGCGCGTCCGTGGGGCCCTGCTGCTCCTGCCGGTCCACTGCAGGGGAGGCGGGCACCCCGGGGACCCCCCTTCCTGCGGGGAGGTAGGCCAGTCGGCCCCGGTACACGCGCAGCGCCGCCAGGCGCAGGAAGGTGCCCAGAGTGAAGCGGAGCTCCCCGAGGCGCCGAAACTTCTCGCTCTCCAGATCCACATCAGCGATGAAGCCCCAGGACAGGCTAAGCACGGAGAAGACGCGCAGCCCCGAGGCGGTCTGCAGTGACAGGAGGTTCATGGGCTCCAGCAGCCGGCGGCACAGCAGCAGGGTGCAGTTGGTCAAGAGGTCCTCGTTAGTCACCTGCTCGTAGCTGCGGGGGGGGGCGAGAGGTCGGAGGGAGTGAGGCCGGAGCCCTCGCGCATCCTCCCCTTCCGCCGCAGGCAAAGCAACACCGGGTCCCTAGGGAGTTAGTCGGTAGGAATGACAGAGGGAGTAGGTGGAGGCAGCCAGCTGGAGTGACCGAGAGAGGGCCCCAGAACACAGCGTGGAGGCTCCCGAGAAGAGGGAACAGAAGTTACCCTGGGATACGGGGacttagaaaagaaaacctggCAGGAGGGTGGCatggaggagaaactgaggccccctCGGACCCTGGGCTCTCACCCGGCATAATGGTTCAAAGAAGCTGCCAGTGCGTTGCCGGAGCCGGCTGGGAGGCTACACAGGGGCTTCCGGATGGCAGTCTCCCAGTCGGGCCGCTCCATGAGCCCGTTCACCACCTGTTGGAGCACGGGTGGCCTCAGCCTGGGgagcaccccgccccccaccacccacacCCAGTCTCTTGGGGCGGGCCTCACCTCGTACATCAGCCCGTCTCCAGACATGACCACCAGCGCGTCCCAGCGCCCCAGCTCCAACCCCTGCACCAGCTCCCGAGCGTGGTTCCGACGCTCTGTGGAGAGACCGGGTGGCCCCGAGGGTATGTA of the Neofelis nebulosa isolate mNeoNeb1 chromosome 16, mNeoNeb1.pri, whole genome shotgun sequence genome contains:
- the SPHK1 gene encoding sphingosine kinase 1 isoform X2 produces the protein MDPAGGGGSLLPERCRVLVLLNPRGGKGKALQLFWSHVQPLLAQAGISFTLMLTERRNHARELVQGLELGRWDALVVMSGDGLMYEVVNGLMERPDWETAIRKPLCSLPAGSGNALAASLNHYAGYEQVTNEDLLTNCTLLLCRRLLEPMNLLSLQTASGLRVFSVLSLSWGFIADVDLESEKFRRLGELRFTLGTFLRLAALRVYRGRLAYLPAGRGVPGVPASPAVDRQEQQGPTDAHLVPLEEPVPAHWTVVPEQDFVLVLALLHSHLGSEMFAAPMGRSAAGTMHLFYVRAGVSRATLLRLFLAMEKGRHLEQACPYLVYAPVVAFRLEPKDGKGVFAADGELLVSEAVQGQVHENCIWMVSGCAEPPPGQKPRRGSPPEKPL
- the SPHK1 gene encoding sphingosine kinase 1 isoform X1, producing the protein MPESAAPRARPEDLAGRCPSLGAARDSASAVSSPSDPAAAGDDAGTSAAPTPGGKGEPLSPHRVARLGGTDKELKAGAAAAGSPPTALGAPWQLEPRDEVMDPAGGGGSLLPERCRVLVLLNPRGGKGKALQLFWSHVQPLLAQAGISFTLMLTERRNHARELVQGLELGRWDALVVMSGDGLMYEVVNGLMERPDWETAIRKPLCSLPAGSGNALAASLNHYAGYEQVTNEDLLTNCTLLLCRRLLEPMNLLSLQTASGLRVFSVLSLSWGFIADVDLESEKFRRLGELRFTLGTFLRLAALRVYRGRLAYLPAGRGVPGVPASPAVDRQEQQGPTDAHLVPLEEPVPAHWTVVPEQDFVLVLALLHSHLGSEMFAAPMGRSAAGTMHLFYVRAGVSRATLLRLFLAMEKGRHLEQACPYLVYAPVVAFRLEPKDGKGVFAADGELLVSEAVQGQVHENCIWMVSGCAEPPPGQKPRRGSPPEKPL